The genomic interval AATCCCCATAGCCCCATCATCACTTTCTTTGCTTGACCAGGATATCTTTTTCGGATCGATATAATCCCCAATCCTTGAAACCATCCCGATGGAGGCATAGAAAAATCAACTACTTCAGGCTGGAACATTTGTATTAATGGTAAAAAAGCTCTCTCAATCACTTTTCCGAAATAGGCATCTTCTAATACAGGTTTACCAACAACTGTCGTTAAAAAGATAGGTTTTTTCTTGCACATTACACCTGTTAAGGTAAAAACTGGAAAATAATCAGGTGGAGTATAGTATCCTGTATGATCTCCAAATGGTCCTTCAAGTTCCAATTTTGATGGCTCTACCGTACCCTCAAACACAATTTCAGCATTTGCAGGAACTTCGAGGTCGATTGTTCGGCATTTGACGAGCTTAACTCCCTTTCGTCTAGAAATTCCTGCGAAAAGGAACTTGTCCATTCCTTCCGGAACAGGAGCGATACTACTAAAGATTGTTCCAGGATCAGACCCAATTACTATTGCGACGGGAATAGGATTTTTAGATTCTTTAGAAATATCAAAGTGTTGAGCACCTCTTTTGTGTATTTGCCAATGCATTATTGCTTGCTTGTCACTTAAGATCTGTAATCTATACACACCAAGATTTCTGATCCCAGTATCGGGATGTCTGGTAACAGTCATCCCGAAAGTAATAAATTTACCGGCATCCTTAACAAATGATTTAAGGATTGGAAATTTGTTAAATGAGGCGCTTTCTGTTTCAAAAATTTCTTGCACCGGACCATTGTCTACGATTTTAGGGCCATATTCAGAAATTTCTGACAATTTTGGTAACATTCTAAGCTTGTTTAATACTCCGGAAGGTATTTTCATTTTTGTTAACTCGACAATCCTGTTACCAATTTCAGAAAAATCTTTTATTTCTAACGCTATCTCCAATCTTTTAATCGAGCCAAATGCATTACCTAAAATAGGTACATCATATCCCCTCACATTTTCAAACAAAAGTGCTGGACTTTTTTTAGAATACATCATCCTACGCATCACCTCGGCTATTTCCAATTCAGGATCAACTTCTGTGTTTATTCTTCGTAATTCCCCAACATTTTCTAATTTTTCAACGTATTCCGACAAGTTTTCAAAGGGCATCAGAATTATTAATAATTAGTCCTATATAATATTCAGTCTATCTCAAACGACACGAAACTATAGTATAAAGAATTATGAAATACAACTTTAGTTTAGTGACATGAATATATCATTTACCATATTATTTCAGTCTCAACTTATCATTCTCATCTCCATCTTATAACATACTAGTTAGAACATATTATCCGTGTTATTTGTCAATTATCTTGAATCAGAATTGAGGCATTCTGTGAACCAAAAAAAGATGTAAAGCTTACGATATCCCCATATTGGAACATATTAACCCATAAATACGATTTGAAATACATTTTACTAATATACAAGATCTTCTTCAGATTCTTGAATGAGTACGAAAATAATATCTCACAAAGGTAATAGAATTTTTACATCAATATTAAGACCTTATCCATGAAGTCTTTTCAAATTAGCTTTGCTGTCGTTAATAAAGGGTATTATTTTCTTTATAATGATTTCATGAAAATTAGAAACTCCTGGATCAAATGATAACAATAATACATATGAAAGTGTACTATTTTCATCTGTTATGGGGATAGTGGCCCTAATTAATTTCTCATATTTTGAACTTGCGTATTGAATTTTTCCAAGCATGAATTCCCACCTTAAACGTGTGTATTGACGAGTTGCCGCGGTGATGGCATACTGGGCTCTTTCTTCAGGAGTCAATAGAGGTATCAAATTTTCTCTTTCAGCAATCGATTCCAAAACACCGTCTTCATTAGCGATGCCGGCAAACCTTATAGATAAATCTAAACTAACAATTTGTTTACAAAATTGATTAAATTCATCTTCATTCTTTGACTTCATATTCTCAAATCATATTATCTCATTCCCTTTATATATGATAGATCATGGGGATTTTATCGTATGACTATCATAGAATCACATATTTCCTTTGGCAGTATTTTTGAGCACGATTGCAGGAACTGTTCAAGTGATTGGGAAGGTAAGGGGTTCTGACTTGTTGGATTCCGAATATTTTCTTCAAGTTTACGCTGGTTATCACTCATTTGTTCAATAATTAGTGAGACGGTTTTGTAATCTCCATTCCTCAAGATAGTAATAGTGATAGAGTCACCTATCTTTTTCGTCTTCAAATAATCTCGAATATCATCTTGGGTTTTAATCATGTGACTATCGATTTTGGTTATGATATCACCCCCTAATTCAATGATAGTACCATTAATTTCGTTTATGATATACCCACCTCTTAAATTGGCCTTTGAAGCAGAACTATTTTCTAATATGCTTGTGATAAGGAATCCATCTGATTGGGTGAGATTGAGTAAATTGGCTATTTGTGGAGTAAGGTCTAAGCCGAGAATTCCTAACGCATGGTTGTTTAGCTCGCTTTCATGAGTAGGTCTAGACGTTAAATTCATTGAAATTTCTTTTTCAACTAAGTTTGGCCCCCTTAGTATCGTCAAATTTACATTTTCTCCAATAGCCTTATGGTTCTCTAGATATGACAATATATCATCAACCTTCCTTACGGACTTATTATCGATATGGGTGATGATGTCACCTCCGATTTTTAACGGAATGCCATTTACTTGGACTGTTTTATTTCCACCCATGATCCCTGATTGACTAGCTGGACTGCCATCTGTAACGTTTACTACCAAAAATCCCACTGCCTCAGACAAATTTAGCATTTTGGCAATTTCTGGAGTAATATCAAATCCATTAATTCCTATATATGGATGATCATACGAGCCCTTTTGAATCAGTTCAGGAACGATCTTGATTAAAAAGTTCGATGGAATTGCGAAGCCAATTCCCGAATACACCCCAGTATTTGAGAAAATGGCAGTATTGATACCAATTACCCTACCATTCATGTCGATTAATGGGCCACCTGAATTTCCAGGATTTATTGCGGCATCTGTTTGAATTATATCAGGTATGGAAAAAGATGGTGACGAAGTTTGACTCAATTTATTCCCAAATTCTTTTGAAGGCGATTCATTTTGTCCTCCAGCTGGCATTAATCGACTTAATCCGCTTATGATTCCTTCAGAAAGAGATCCAGATAATCCAAAAGGATTACCGACTGCTACTACTTTTTCTCCTATCCTTACAGTTGATGAATTGGCTAGTTCAAGTGGCATTAGTTTTGAACTAATGTTTTTGTCCATATCTATCAATTTTAAAACAGCTAAATCAGAATAGGGATCTGTTCCAATAATCTCTCCCTCGTAGGATACTCCATCCAAAAACGTTATGAATGCTTTGTTATTCTTGGAGCCATCTACAACATGAAAATTAGTAATTATATGACCTAAATTATCGTACACGAACCCAGAACCTAATTTGGAGGGATTTGGTTCAGCGTCTTGAAAGCTACCCGGTTCGGTAATCTGAACTACAGACTTCTCGACCTTTGTAAATAGATCAGGTAACGAATCGGTATAATTAGGTATATTATTTTGTGATAAATCAAATGATTTTACAGTGATAGGCAATGTTCCGTTATCGACCCCATATCCCCCAACAGTTAACGCATTAGTACCATAGATATTCGTTCCAAATATTATAGTGAAAACAGCCAGACTCGTCAACACTACAAATCCTAGCCCCAAAAATCCTAACCCCATTTTTTTGCAATTAGTAACGTTATAAGCAATATCACAGGACATATTCATCACTTTATGAAGGATGTAATATCAATTTAAGTATTACATGTTTTCAGATATGGAGTCAATTTCTAGTGAGAAACTTATAAAAGGTATTTATCGCCATTTCTTGTCTCTCAGATTGAATAGAGCCCGGTCTCATTCCTCTTAATTTTTTTACTGCTTCTATGGGAGTTAATCCCTCATTCTTTATGAAATATGCGGCTAGAACAGTTCCCGTCCTTCCTTTGCCAGCAGCACAGTGAACCAACACTGGTTTATTTGTATGAATTTTTTCTTCTATATATTCAACAACCTCATGAATTTCGTCGATGGTTGGAGCATTATAATCATCTGTTTTCAAAAAATAATTTTCTAATTCTCCATACTGAGAATTTATTTTCTCAAACCAAATCCTTGGTAATGGTATTTCTCTAACGGTGATTAGACTTTTTACACCATTGGATGCAAGCCATGTCAACTGATCAAATGACGACGGTAACCCACTACCGGCTAGTTTTTGAGGAATAACCCAACTGAAATTTGTGGGTCTTTCTACAAAACGTCCATGGACTCTCCTGTAAATTTCTCCTATTTTAGTCATCTAGATATTGTCCTAATTACGACCAAACTCCTTAAGAGTTTTTCAAATAGTATTAACGGATCGATTCATCAAGTGTTTGCAAAAATTTTGGAAAGTTATCCATTGGTATGACAGCACCACACGCCTTATCGTGACCTCCACCACTCCCACCAAAATCCATAGACAAATTATTCACCAACTTTCCTAAATGAGTTTTACAATCCTTTGATCCCCTTATTGATAATATGTAGGAATTAATATTCGTCTTCATTTTAAACGCAATTCCCACCTTCTTGCCTGACAGACCCAACACAAAATTTACAATCATACTTGAGGAAAGATCTAGATCGTGTTCAAAATAGGAAATATTATTGAGATGAACTGATTCTTTTTCGATCAAACTGATAGCGTTTGATACTTTTCCTGAGAACTGTTTAACTAAATTGCATCCATTCCTCAATTCATGCGGCATTTTTCCTCTTGAAATCTGTTTAGAGATTAATTTTAAAAAATCGATATCCTTTTGAGATGCTGAAATTATATAAGAAAGATAACATGCTTCTAACATTAGAAACGTACGATCAAATTTATTTACCAATACTCGGGCCCTCGGACGATCTTCCATGTAATCGGTTAATGCTCCTGCTGAAGCAAAGAATGAGAATACTTTGCTAATATGATTTTTCAGCAGATAATAAATCTGCACCGAAGTACATTCGCCAATATCATGTACTAATTTAATCCCCATTTCAGTAATTTTATTTTTTATTACAGGTTCAAGATAATGATGATCAATATAGATAACTTCAATGTTATTTGAGACTAATACTTTTAACTTTTCTAAGAATAAGAACTGATTTTTCATATTCAAACCAACATCACAAATGAAAACTCGAGTAAATTTCTTATCCTTACTACAAATAGAGATTACATAGTCTAGTGAATTTAATAAATTTGGATAATCCACCAAAAATAAATTCTTTATTTTCAAACCTTTCTGCAATAGTGCAGCCGAGACTATCCCATCAACGTCTTCTTTGTGGGAAATACAAATACTTTTCAATATACCGGAATTTCTAATCGCGTTTGTTATTTAGATGTTTATATTCCTATAAAGATATACAGCGTTTACACCAATCTGCTTTCTTAGTCCAATAGTAAATGACAATAATAAGAAAAAAACCAATCAATATATCCATATCACATAACTACGCACTATATTTGAAGGTTCTAAATGAAAATCTATCCTTTACGCACAACTTAGTAACGAATTATAGTCAAATTATGTTACCCAATATTTTTGAATATGTATCGTAGTTTGTTATTGCTTCTTATAGATTTACTTGATTCAGGTGCGTTGGGCTATTGGTGATGGCAGGCTGAATACCTCGCCCGAAGGCTTGATAATTACACCTCCATTCCATCAACGCCATCTTCTATGGCCGCCCTTCTCCTTACGGAAGGTTGTCTTTTCTCGGGAAAGGCTTCCTCCTTAGATGCTTTCAGGAGTTATCCTAAACAGCTTAGCTGCTCAGCTTGCCCTGTCGGACAACTGATAAACCAGAGGCTGCGCTGCCCTGTTCCTCTCGTACTAGGGGCAACTTCCCCTCAGACAACCACGCCCCTGTCAGGCAGAGACCGACCTGTCTCACGACGGTCTAAACCCAGCTCACGTTCCCCTTTAATGGGCGAGCAGCCCCACCCTTGGCTCCTGCTGCAGAACCAGGATGGGAAGAGCCGACATCGAGGTACCAAACCGCGGGGTCGATGGGAGCTCTCGCCCGCGACGAGCCTGTTATCCCTAGGGTAACTTTTCTGTCACCACCAGCCCCCAATAGTGAGGACATGATGGATCGCTAAGCCCGGCTTTCGCCTCTGAATCCCGTATCATTGGGAATCCAGTCAGACTGGCTTTTGGCTTTGCCCTCACCGGCGGAGTTCTGTCCCGCCTGAGCCAATCTTTGGGCCCCCTCGATACATTTTCAAGGGGGTGCCGCCCCAGCCGAACTGCCCACCTGCCGATGTCCCTGATAAACAGGTTAGCGATACGGTAACAAATGGCTGGTGTTACACTTTTGCCTATGTCAGTCCCGGAGAACTGACCGTAACGGCTCCCAGCTACTCTCTGCATTTGCAACCATATCGCAACAACAGGCTGCAGTAAAGCTCCACAGGGTCTTCTCTCCCCGACAGAGGTTCGAGGACTGTTCGTCCCCGTTATGTGGCTTCACCGGGTTGTAGGCAGGGACAGCGGGGCCCTCGTTGTTCCATTCATGCACGTCGGAACTTACCCGACAAGGCATTTGGCTACCTTAAGAGAGTCAGAGTTACTCCCGGCGTTTAGCGGCCCTTAGCCCAGTTGAACCCAGGTTTTAGGTACCGCCACTGGCCAGGATACAGAGGCCATACACATCCTTTCGGACTAGCGACCACCTGTGTTTTTATTAAACAGTCGGGACCCCCTAGTCACTGCGACCTGCAGTCCCTACTCCTCGTAAAAACTGCAGGCACTCCTTATACCATAGGTACGGAGCTATTTTGCCGAGTTCCCTTGCCATACGGTATACCCGATAGACCTTAGACTTCTCATCCAGGGCACCAGTGTCGGATCTCGGTACGGTCTTGAAAGTATCTTCCTATTTCTGCGTTCATTGTCTCCTGGAATCAAGTAAACCCTTCTTGCGAAAGGCCATTCGCATCTCGCCTCAATTCTCGCCATTACGGCACTCCTCGAGGCTCGAATACTTGGACAGAACGACGGTTCTGCTTACCCTATCCGGAAGCGACAAAAAAGGTATAACGAACTTTCAAGGCACTGGAATATTAACCAGTTTCCCATTCAAACAATTCTGTTGAGGTTGTTTTTAGGACCGGCTAACTCCCGGCTGATGACGCATTGCCGGGAAACCCTTGCCCATGCGGTCGCCGAGATTCTCACCCGGCTATGCTGTTACTACCACCAGGATCTGCACTAGTAGTTCGGTCCACTGGACTTTACAGCCCAGCTTCTACCCAAACACTACGCCCACCTACCACGCACCGACATCGTCGGTGGTCTAAAGTATCGGTAGTCTACTTGAGCCCCGTACATTTTCGGGGCTTTCGAGCTCGGCAGGTGAGCTGTTACGCACTCTTTGAAGGGTGGCTGCTTCTGAGCCTACCTTCCTGCTGTCTTTGCTCGAAAACACCCTTTGGTTTGACACTTAGTAGACATTTGGGGACCTTAACTTTAGTCTGGGTTGTCCCCCTCTCGGTTATGAGGCTTACCCCACATAAACCCGCCTCCTAGT from Candidatus Nitrosocosmicus hydrocola carries:
- a CDS encoding DHHA1 domain-containing protein produces the protein MKSICISHKEDVDGIVSAALLQKGLKIKNLFLVDYPNLLNSLDYVISICSKDKKFTRVFICDVGLNMKNQFLFLEKLKVLVSNNIEVIYIDHHYLEPVIKNKITEMGIKLVHDIGECTSVQIYYLLKNHISKVFSFFASAGALTDYMEDRPRARVLVNKFDRTFLMLEACYLSYIISASQKDIDFLKLISKQISRGKMPHELRNGCNLVKQFSGKVSNAISLIEKESVHLNNISYFEHDLDLSSSMIVNFVLGLSGKKVGIAFKMKTNINSYILSIRGSKDCKTHLGKLVNNLSMDFGGSGGGHDKACGAVIPMDNFPKFLQTLDESIR
- a CDS encoding trypsin-like peptidase domain-containing protein, whose amino-acid sequence is MSCDIAYNVTNCKKMGLGFLGLGFVVLTSLAVFTIIFGTNIYGTNALTVGGYGVDNGTLPITVKSFDLSQNNIPNYTDSLPDLFTKVEKSVVQITEPGSFQDAEPNPSKLGSGFVYDNLGHIITNFHVVDGSKNNKAFITFLDGVSYEGEIIGTDPYSDLAVLKLIDMDKNISSKLMPLELANSSTVRIGEKVVAVGNPFGLSGSLSEGIISGLSRLMPAGGQNESPSKEFGNKLSQTSSPSFSIPDIIQTDAAINPGNSGGPLIDMNGRVIGINTAIFSNTGVYSGIGFAIPSNFLIKIVPELIQKGSYDHPYIGINGFDITPEIAKMLNLSEAVGFLVVNVTDGSPASQSGIMGGNKTVQVNGIPLKIGGDIITHIDNKSVRKVDDILSYLENHKAIGENVNLTILRGPNLVEKEISMNLTSRPTHESELNNHALGILGLDLTPQIANLLNLTQSDGFLITSILENSSASKANLRGGYIINEINGTIIELGGDIITKIDSHMIKTQDDIRDYLKTKKIGDSITITILRNGDYKTVSLIIEQMSDNQRKLEENIRNPTSQNPLPSQSLEQFLQSCSKILPKEICDSMIVIR
- a CDS encoding menaquinone biosynthesis decarboxylase translates to MPFENLSEYVEKLENVGELRRINTEVDPELEIAEVMRRMMYSKKSPALLFENVRGYDVPILGNAFGSIKRLEIALEIKDFSEIGNRIVELTKMKIPSGVLNKLRMLPKLSEISEYGPKIVDNGPVQEIFETESASFNKFPILKSFVKDAGKFITFGMTVTRHPDTGIRNLGVYRLQILSDKQAIMHWQIHKRGAQHFDISKESKNPIPVAIVIGSDPGTIFSSIAPVPEGMDKFLFAGISRRKGVKLVKCRTIDLEVPANAEIVFEGTVEPSKLELEGPFGDHTGYYTPPDYFPVFTLTGVMCKKKPIFLTTVVGKPVLEDAYFGKVIERAFLPLIQMFQPEVVDFSMPPSGWFQGLGIISIRKRYPGQAKKVMMGLWGLGQLSLTKIFIVVDYHVNVHNMEDVIWAVTTKSDPKRDTMIIENVPTDTLDPASPLLNYGSKMGIDATTKWKEEGFFREIQEEVVVDYETKTLVDKKWTRYGFDTNTPVL
- a CDS encoding dual specificity protein phosphatase 23, which translates into the protein MTKIGEIYRRVHGRFVERPTNFSWVIPQKLAGSGLPSSFDQLTWLASNGVKSLITVREIPLPRIWFEKINSQYGELENYFLKTDDYNAPTIDEIHEVVEYIEEKIHTNKPVLVHCAAGKGRTGTVLAAYFIKNEGLTPIEAVKKLRGMRPGSIQSERQEMAINTFYKFLTRN